The genomic segment gaaaaattaaaatgatctTCAATTAATGGTTATTCTCCTTGGTATCGACATCGTTGTTTACATAACGCGGATCTATAGACCCTTTTACAAATTATAATGGGACATCAATTGCCTCTGTCTGCTACTGCTGGACCACTCGCTAATTGTATATGGTTGTACATGGAAATATATCATTTAGATTTGATATCATTATCTTGATATTTTGTCCTATTTCCCTCGTCTTCCCGGGAACCGATATTTAACTTCATGCtgtgtaacatttcaaaatGGCGCCATCTTATGGAATTCCCGTTAGACGTGAAGATAATGCTCATAATACGGGACGTATAGTCTACGGTTAACGGTAACTTACATTTAAAGATACGtagattttgttttttaatgtgtTACCTCCATTCTTTATGATAAATACAATTACCAAACTCAGGTTCGGGTTATAGAAGATACTTTTGTAACCTAACTTATTGAAtccctatttttttttacaattgctcaatatattttgcTTAAAAGCTATCAGTATTTGAGTAAggtaaaaatttgtttataaacTCGGCTATAATCATGACTTGCCAGTTATCTTATGGAATTCCTTCAAAACAGCGTTTTCTTCGAATAGATAATTTACAGGTCAAGCGATCACATTTAGGTAAATTGGAGGACAGGTTATCGCCTGGACTCTTCTATAATATCATAAACATTGCCTTGCCCACAGGGGTTTAAGCCATGCTATATTTTAATTGTCTACGTGACTTCGATACGGAACAAAATGACGGCTGTATTGTGGAACGTGAAACGGGGTGACGTCACTGATCCTTAACAGTTTTCTCGAACGTTTttgatattaaaactaaaaaggATTTAAAGTTACCTTTTTCTTTTGTTATGATGGATTATCTTTATTCCCGCAATGATGGGGACATTGAATAACcctattaaatttaaatattcttcCTAATTGGAACATCCTTCTCGGCGCGTTCTACAAACGCATTTTTAATTTCGATCGAGGAATATTGATTTTTGGGGGTTTGATTGACaagaaatttgcaaaaaaatattgtttcatcaaatttgcTTTGTACTTTTATTGTAAATGCTAATATTATATGTTGCTATATTTGTTTACTGTTCTCGGTTTGTAAACATATATAGTAAatcctttttttaaataagtattatactgggaatatatatttaacttatactattgcatttttttaggttttcacatttaaatttgaatgtttCTAATACCTCTCGCTGACTGGTTAATAGAATTCACGCAGGACAATAATCCTATACTTTTGTGTTACTACTTTTTATGTCAACAGTTCGTAAATGATTCTAAATTGGTATATATACGCACTTTTCCTTCACGCACCTTTCCTTATTAAGCGAGGCAATGTCGGAGTAGGCAGGTCACTTGTTATCACAGAAGAGACGCGAGATTTCATGTGATTGCGGTTCAAATTCGAGTACGAGCAGATAGAATTAGGTGTGCATCCggaatttgaaacattttgaatTGTGTAAAACGTTATAATTCGGGTTACCTCTTACTTTGAAAGTTAAGATTAAACTCATTCAGGTCTGAGATGAAATATATTACAAGTAGTTTCACTCATCAGTCAAACTGGATTAACAGACGTGAAAATACTTTTGATAAATATCGAGTGAGATGAAGTGATAATGCACACCTGATGATTCATTGAACAAATCAGCTAATTTATTCGGTTTGCTGTCGATGCAAATTTTCCCGTGAAAATTCTCTAATTATTCAATGTTATACGCCAGTCAATCAAGTCCGCGCAAGAGATATTTTCAGTTTGCCAACAAACAATGAAAATCGGATAATCTTGCCATCTCTTTTTTACTTCCGcatgttttcaatttttgttgacACTGATTCATCATCATTTCTATCGTACTACATTCGATGTAGATGTTTCCAGGAATTTTTTACCTCGAGTTTTCTTCAATTGAGAACCAACGCTTGCGTTCCTTCTGATTATTAATTATATACGCTAAAGTCTGACGAATACCACTAACTGATATTCGTGCGTCCCAAAAAATGTACTAATGTGTAACTTTCAATCACACCTGACACAATTCTGGTACATATAGTAGACGGGTATTTCTTAGTAAGCAATTTAAATCGTCCAAAATTGGAAATTCTTCCCGCCAATTTGTTTATGTAAATTTTCGTGTCTGGGATTTCTTGTTTGTTGGTCAAATTTTCCCTAATCTACATTGATCATCAGAAAACACGTCAAGAAGCAGTGCTTCCCAGAAACATATCGGTTCTACATGGGTGTCTTCATTATAATATCACCGCAACAATTCCCGCAATGTTTAATGAATCTTGTGGCTTTTAAAGACTGCTGGTGACATTAcacgaatttaaatttattgctgAACAGAGCTGTTGAATTATTCTCTCATGCTTCCTATTACTGTATAAGGTATTAGGGCAGAGAATAGGTCTGTATTAGGCTTCTCTCTTGAAGCCTTTCAACGTCCATTCCTTGTCAATCAACTGTCCGCATGAAAAGCTGTTTTTAAATGCCTTAGATAACAAACAAGTCGATATTTCGATCATCATTAGATAAGATAATCTGTGATAATCAGATTTCACAGTCTCCTTTCCGATATCTGTAAAAACAATGGTAATCCGGAATTTTAATTTGATCCCTTCAGCGTTCAAGGCTTGACGGTTCAAAATTGATGTTTGTGATATAAATAATATCATGCATTCCAAGCTTCACACTCACTTCTTTGGCGCCTAGTATTTGGAAAACCCTGCTATAggattctatatatattttgttaaaatagAGTGGTTGGCATCTGACGCCAGCATTCCGCTAAACGATCATAAGACAAGCGGGAAAGAGTTCAACAATCATGTCATATATGCTTATTTCTTGTTTTGAGACTGCGTTCTCACATATGTCTATGGCAGTCATGTTCCAATCCGAAAAAATAAATGTCTTCCTTTGCCattttggcaaaaatatttgtgatttcATAGTGGCACTATCAAGTGGCACGTCCGAATAAAATTAATGGGCCCTGTAGAACTAGAGACGGTAATGACTGCTGTAAcgaattttcagtcaaataACGTCTTTGCTCCTCATAATAAATGCATACAATATCTCTGAATATTTTGGTCACTGATAACTAAATGCGATTCTAGGTATATTCTTCAACTATGTGTAAATCAATATATCAACGTGACAATCTTCACCAACCTTGCATCACCTTGTCTGTTCATATAATACTGCATTTTCTCTTTTTATTAAGATATGTGTATATCAACCCATAATGAATAAATGGACAAGAAGTAGATGATTCCAAGCTTACCCACACTAGACTTGTATTGTCACGTTGCAATCATGacgttgggccataattttattccgatttgcCTTCAAGCTTTCCGGTTGAACTGagaatattttagttcttttaggAGTTCGGGGATGTCTGCGTTTACCAATTGAATATACccactgcccataggcttcaattcctttatacaacttaatgtaaagtaggcaaacaaattagttacctctatattggtacatacGCTTCTGGAGCGACGGTTGAAGCGAATATAACTGTAATTCGATAACGTTGAATAATTAAACACGTGATATTGGAGATAATGGCAAATGCGTTTACCGATTATTAAGTTCCGGATAAGTATAAGACACGCTCTATGTATTCCCATCGCATTACTTCTCCAAATGCTGGTTGCTAACTGTTAAAATGCTGCATAAGTCACTATAGGATGTTTCATCAGAGCTCAAACAATAAACTTTCATTCATCGAATGCGGTATCACAGAAAGCTACTACCTCCTTATCCAAATTTAATAAGAAATATACGTGATGTTGAggttattttattgaaattgttcCTGCCGTTTTTATTCGGCTGGCGGTACATAAGGTGCAGAAAACGAaaagtaaaaatacaaaataaaagcatcaaTGTAATAGGCAAATCAACAAcagtaatacaaatataaataaatcaatcaataaagaaaatatatttttaattacagTCGGAACAGAAATCTGATTTGAAGTTGATAGGTAGTCTTGTCGTTTAGAGTCAACGGAGTTGTAGGCCGCATTGGGTTCACAACGAATTGTATATACATCATTATATTTCGCGTCAGTCTAGTGTACTTATTACAAACACTGCATAGAATGCATGTAGACTAAGATGTTTCATAGAGGGAAGTTTTAAACGGTATTTGGCAATACGACAAGCTTTTCCTATTACACCAGTGATTGCTCTATTgaccaataaataaatttctgtgTGTTACATAAGTATACATTAATCATGATAAAATGGTTTACATCGACTGAAAATGATGAGATTCCTAACTCAAACGATAAATTGCAGAACAACTGATTTCATAGGTAATATATGTTGACCTattgaaacataataaaaaataacgaaAACGATACATCACAGTTTTATACCTCTACTAAAATAATCACTCCACTCCCATCAACCATTAATTAGTTTTTGCATCAAAATCCGGCGTTTTGCCAATTGACTTTTGTGCCCTGTTCTTCTATCACGCCAACTGCGGGACTTCAGTCTTTACGATGTCATAACAATCGTTTATTCGTTTTCAGTTCACATCGTTTGCCTCTTTTGTAATTCGTATCGAAGTAACGCATCGCTCAAAGGATTCACATAATATATTCGGGCGTCTACGACGAGCTTTGCCAATTCACTGTACATCGGTAGCATCATTCCTTTGATAAACCCTTCTTGTGAGTCTGTGACGTCGACCTAAAAGGGAAAATTATATCATTAAATTGGTTGCGCGTCACTAAAATTAGCTACAATAATATACAAATTCCAATGACGCCGCATATTAATAAACGCTTCATGATATCCGTAATGCAACATTTTCTTGGAAGTTTTTCGAATCTAGTTTGCTATAATATATACAGATTGCACTACACCATAAATTTTATACTAATAGCGTTAATTACTTGCTGGATATTTGGCTGACAATGGCTTATTAAATTTTGGTTGAATCGTCATGTATTTTTTGTTACCGTTGACCGGTAGTGATAACTTCTGAAATCTTCAGCAAACAAATTAGAGGAGAAAATTTCTTATCAAGATTGTATGCGATAAGTTTTCAATCTTAAATGCCACTCAAGCTTCCAGAAATAGTTAttataaacaatatataaaatattaccgAAAGGTCGTCGAGTTAGGAAATTAAAGCACTGACTACTTTACAATTAAATTGAGTAGTGTCACTCTTTATGATTTTTAAAAAGAAGTATCATATGcccaattttataaattttatctcTTGAGAATTTGCATATTattcctgattttttttttcatacgtaTATCTGTTtggtattttatcatttattgtCACTTTCTTTGTGTTCTAAATTAAGCCAGATTTGCAGTATTCgcattttcgaaaaataaatgGCGTTATTTGTTATTGATAAGGCTGTGATTGTTGTTAAAATGTTTGCCCAATGTTAAGTTCTTTGCTAATAATAGAAACAGGACGACTTAACAACGCAACGGTCACGAATTAAGTTCTGAACCATCGACAGTGGCGGTCTTAACCTACCATAGAAACCTCTCCTACATATATAATAAAAGTTGTgggtatttattttattgcgtTATTAAATTGTAATTTGAAGACGAATTTCAACGAAAATTTTAAGCAACTATTTGTCATATGATTCATAAGACTCAAAAATGTGGTGAAACTAAATCTCATGATAACAATCTACTTTTCCCAGAAATCAGTCGGTGCGAAATATTTAACATGGTAATTgagaaatggtattttattagACTATAACCTGTTATGATCGATTTTTTTAGCTGTTGACCATGAGATGAaaactaatatatatttctatttacCTTTTCGGGATCCATGTACGGTGTAACGGGTAATCTTTCTCTTTTCTCCCGCGCACTCTGTTCATAATATTCAGAAAATAGTCGTTCAACCCATGGCGTTGCTATGTTTTCCGGTCGTACTTCATTCGATACATCCGCACATTTTATGATGATCTTTAGCAAACTCAGAACATGAGATCTGAATTAAAAATCATAACATAAGTATAAATCATACTCTACGTCTACTTGACGTTAACTAATAGATTTCATGATTAATGTTTGTAATGACACTATACATCTGAGAGATTAACTCGATATTGTATATATCGTGCACAACTGTAAATCGTATTACATCAATCAGTGTGATTATGTTTGTTGTATGTTTCCGTTAATACCGCAAGGATTACCAACGAGTCACGTTTTCCAGATATGATTGAAATACAATGCAAAATATGTCGATTTCtttttgtatgtttatttgATGCAATTGACAAGTCTTAAGTCGTTTTaatctgatcgaaatattttgtGATGCACCTGACAGTGGTAAAAATTCTATCTTGTTTTTTTGAATACGTAAATCTGTATTTCCAAGAAAAAAATTTACTGAAAAGATTATTAATACTGATTTATTCTACCGTATCATGAAATGACACATCGCAAAGGTGCGGCGCAGATACCAATACTGATTAGATCTGCTATCTATCAGGTCGACCACACATTTAATCTCACACTACCGCATTGTTTACCATTTACTTTCTTCCTTGTCTAGAAAACGCAAAAATCCGGACCTCGTGAGTTGTTGATGATAAATCGATAAATGTGTTTGTTTTTAAGACTCGCTTTTATGCACTTCATTTCTTAACCCACACGATGAAAATGGCAACTGATTTAGAGTCGAGATGAACGGCTATGgtgtattttagatttttggATTCTCCCGAGATGACCAATTATCCTATGATTTGCGTACGTGCATATATAACATCGGGTCTGATTTAAATATGTTgttgtatataaaaaatatgttgtATACAAAAAAATCGAATTGCATGATGTTTGCgtaacacttttttttttttttcgctaacTTATTTAACCTTTTCCTACCTGTTTTTAAAATCGAATCCTTCTGCCGTGTTTCTCTTGAATTGTTCCATAATATCTTTATGCAAAGCAAGGTCAGTGGCAAGTATCAATTCCCTAGTGCCATTCAGTATCTCATCTCGGTTTGAAACATTTCGAAATATGTTTCGCTCTTTGTTTGTTAGTATTCGACAGGTAACAGCAAAATGATGTTGTtctaaatacataaatatgaaaataatggTGTGAAATCGAATGTATATTTTTCTGTGCTTTTTATCTCATAAACAAAAAAACCACCCACCTAAGATACTTTGGTAATTGTAAAGAATAGCCAGCGGGGAGTGTGCGTGACAGTGATAACCGTTATTGAGTCCCGGATGATCAACATCGTGGCAGACGGCTCCTGTAAGTATCATCCCAAGATCATCGACAGAGAGAAGATGGCGAAGCTTGAGTTTACAGATCATACTGTAGGTCatctaaatattaataataatcggtaatacatataaattgaaatatcaACAAGGTTACAAAGAAGGAATTCAGCAAACCAAAGTCATGTACAAGAGGAAATAGTCtcgaaatcaaaattgtttatttccTGACCGCAGCAACCAAAATAATCCGAACCGGCGACCGGGAAGAGATCGTTCCAAAGATTTTAATAAAGTTGTACCTATCGCGTGGAATCGCTATTTAGATCAATAACCAAGTGAATTCCATTCTACTTTCCCGCTCCTAATCTCAACCATATCATCAATATGAAGCTATAATTGCAGGGGTGTGCTGTGGCTAAATCCGTCCCCATATATTTTGTTTCGTGACGTCATACGCACGAGAGTGATAATTTGGTCATTTCAGTCGAATGCATCCCTGTGGCATTAAGCTTTTTCTTTATTGCAAATGTCAACTACTTTATGATATAgatatttcgttttttaatataaaaggTGGAACGTGACTTTTTAAAGATAAAGTTATTGATATGAGGATATTAATGGATTGGTGACGCATGTAGATATACTGCAAGGTCTTATGACAGTCGAATTCGACATGGTGgcgaaatatttattataatatgaGATTACATTACATTGATTCGtaattttattcaacaatataattatttttacgctgctaattttttttaaacttaaagTCAATTCAACTCAGAATTTTTTCATGAACTTCATGTGACCGGCATTTTTAATCCAGCGTAGCAAACTTATGGCTATACTGACGCCTTGACGCAAATATAAGGCTGAGAGATACAATATGAAATCGTgtagattaaatataaataattatgtCCGATATAGATTTTAAATAAACGATTGCCAAATAGATTAAATGATTTGCATTTACAAGAGTTCACTTTTCAGGTTTTGTCAACAAACTTTTGGATCATTACATGTTGAAATGTCTAAATGACTCTTATTATGCTAGATATATACCTGAGTTACGCAGAAA from the Styela clava chromosome 5, kaStyClav1.hap1.2, whole genome shotgun sequence genome contains:
- the LOC120344854 gene encoding high affinity cGMP-specific 3',5'-cyclic phosphodiesterase 9A-like isoform X2; this translates as MLCVAVNTVCYDEEKQWNQMRKIQNTTTKVELIGHLEKENKTAVDDFSTEKSNKGTYNRKGNRRQKSRHNGEKIRGRNVETLSQSEEGNISDKMKININDQDPLLHDDRIDQEEEEDYGSDDTASSISSIGDDTMPGMEDVSYPDESMHRLSEPDFDVWRLGRDAMVDHLEYMYHELGVTRAWKIPRATLRMFLLGVRERYQDNPYHNFKHCFCVTQMTYSMICKLKLRHLLSVDDLGMILTGAVCHDVDHPGLNNGYHCHAHSPLAILYNYQSILEQHHFAVTCRILTNKERNIFRNVSNRDEILNGTRELILATDLALHKDIMEQFKRNTAEGFDFKNRSHVLSLLKIIIKCADVSNEVRPENIATPWVERLFSEYYEQSAREKRERLPVTPYMDPEKVDVTDSQEGFIKGMMLPMYSELAKLVVDARIYYVNPLSDALLRYELQKRQTM